The following DNA comes from Mycolicibacterium aromaticivorans JS19b1 = JCM 16368.
GTTGGCCGCCTGCAACACCGCCCGGTGCCGATGCCAGGTATGAGTCACCGCACGGATACTTCGCTCCAACGCCAACGAGGGTGGGTCGTCGGGCGAGCGCTCGAGAAACGGCTGCACGGTTCCGAAGATGTCCTCCATCGCCGCCTCGAGCAGACCGGACAGCACCGAGAACTTCGACGAGAAGTAAAAGTAGAACGTGGCTCTCGAGATGTTCGCCTCAGTGAGGATCTGCGCCACGCTGATGTCGGCGAACGCCTGACGCTCCATCAGCCGGGCCGTCGCCGCGTAGATGGCATCGACCGGCGGCACCCCGTTGAGGTCAACCGAGCGCGGTCGACGCGTCGCCTCCGTCATCGCAGCCACCTTACCGTCGCCGAGAGCCGCTCCACGCGGGCCCGTCCAATCAATCTAATCTAATTTCAAAACAGCTATACACAATGTCTAGACACGATGTTAGTGTGAGCTGGTCCACAGGCGCCGAGCGGTGCCAGCGCCGCGGCAACCGCGGAGAAACAGCACGTCAGCGGGCATGCGGGCCCGAATCATAAGGAGAGGCCGAATCGATGAGTCCCACGTTGAGCCTGAGTTGGTCACCCCTGGTGCAGGGTCAAGGATGGCCGCCCAACATCCTGCCGGCGCCCGGTGATTTCAGCGTCAGCCTGACCGCGGAGATCGCCTTCTTCTTGATCGCGGGCGCGCTGGCGGTTGTCGTCGCGCTGCCCTGGGCGATCCGGGCCGCGGTGCGCAGCCGCAACTACGTCCCGCTGATCGTGCTCGCCAGTGGCCTGATCTGCAGCCTGCTCGAGCCGATGCTCGACCTGCTCGGCCATCTGCACTGGGCCAACAACCTGATCCCCGCGTTCACCAACTTCGGGATCACGGTGCCCCTGCTGATCCCGCCGTGCTACATGGCGTTCCTGGGACTCGAGGCGTATTTCTGCTACTTCGTGATCCGCAATGGCGCCCATGCCAGCCACTTCGTGATGTTGCTGGGGATGGGCATCGTCACCGACGCCATCATGGAGACCGCAGGCATCAACCTGGGCACGTACCTCTATTACGGCGTGCAACCGTTCAGCTTCCTGAACTTCCCGTACTGGTGGGGCTTCATCAACGGTGGTTCGTTCGTCACGATCGGCGCCATCCTCGCCTTCGCTGTCCCGAGACTCAAAGGCGCGCAGAAGCTCTTGCTGCTGCTGGTGGCTCCGTTCGGCATGATGGTCGCCTACTTCGGTGTGGGCTTCCCGCACATCCTGATCCACAACTCCACGCTGCCGACCGCCGTG
Coding sequences within:
- a CDS encoding TetR/AcrR family transcriptional regulator; protein product: MTEATRRPRSVDLNGVPPVDAIYAATARLMERQAFADISVAQILTEANISRATFYFYFSSKFSVLSGLLEAAMEDIFGTVQPFLERSPDDPPSLALERSIRAVTHTWHRHRAVLQAANQHWHSEPALRTLWLAVVERFVAAGAAEIDRERAAGLITSDLPSRTLAATLFWSTERVLHIAGMGVDPELTDEEAMVGPLVAMWNGTLYGR